Genomic segment of Mycolicibacterium sarraceniae:
GCACGCTCGGTGTGGCTGCCTCGCTGACCGTCGCGGCGACGACATCGGCGCGGGAGTTGCCGCTGGCGCTGAGCCGGCTCGGTGTACCGGGTCTGGTGACATCGATGCTCGTGCTGATGATCCGCTACATCGACCTGCTGTCGGCCGAGGTGAGCCGGATGCGGATGGCGCGGATCTCCCGCGGCGACTCCCCACGGGCCATCCATCAGATCGGTGCGACCGCAAAAGGCGTTGGTGCGCTGTTTCTTCGGTCCTATGAGCGGGGCGAACGGGTGTACCTGGCCATGGTGTCGCGTGGATTCGACGGCAAGGTCCCCGAGCTGGCGATCGTCGGTGCCGGGCCACGCGCGTCGGGTGCCCAGTGGGCCTACGCGCTGACGCCGGCGATGGCGGCGGCCGCGGTGGCAGCCTCGGCGTGGGCGTTGCGATGAGGGATCCGGCGATCCGGGTTGAGGGCCTGCACTACCGCTATCCCGACGGGCGCGTTGCCCTCTACGGTGTCGACCTCTGCATCAACGCGGGGGAGCGGGTGGCCATTCTCGGACCCAACGGGGCGGGCAAGACCACGCTGATGCTGCACCTCAACGGCGTGTTGACCGCCACCTCGGGTGCGATAGAAATAAGCGGTATTACTCTGACCCGCAACACTCTTCGCGATATCAGGCGCCGGGTCGGACTGGTGTTCCAGGACCCCGACGACCAGCTGTTCATGCCGACTGTGGCTCAGGATGTCGCGTTCGGCCCGGCCAACTTCGGGGTGGCCGGCGACGAACTGGCTGCCAGGGTTGCCGCCGCTCTGGCTGTGGTGTCGATGACCGAGCACGCCGAGCGCAGCCCCGCGCACCTGTCCGGCGGTCAGCGCAGGCGCGCGGCGCTGGCCACCGTGCTGGCCTGCGAGCCAGAGATTTTGGTGCTCGACGAGCCCTCGGCCAACCTCGATCCGGTTGCCCGGCGCGAACTAGCCGAGACGCTGGCCACCCTGCCTGCCACCATGCTGGTCGTCACCCACGACCTGCCCTATGCCGCGCAGCTGTGCGACCGGGCGATCGTCCTGGATCACGGCACGGTGGTCGCCGACGGCACCATCGCCGCGGTGCTCTCCGATGCCGAGCTACTGGCCGCCCACCGGCTCGAATTGCCCTGGGGATTCACCGTTCCTGCGCGGTGAATAACCTCACTGGCTCAACGTGATCCGCGCCTACCATGGCGGTGCAACCGCGTTACCGGAACCCAATACGTGCAAGGCCGAGCTGGCGTGACCGTCACCTGCCGTCTCCACAATTACTTGATATCCACCCAGACTCAGGGCACTGCTCAGTGTGCCCCCACGCGGTGACGGTGCTCTTTGTTGCCGGTG
This window contains:
- the cbiQ gene encoding cobalt ECF transporter T component CbiQ; amino-acid sequence: MGAGHSHPLYRDGESVVHRAPAEVKIAGLVLFVLAVVATPREMVWPFALYAVIVLGVWRVAGIPLRWILPRMLIEAPFIVLAVLLPFAEGGARVEVAGVALSVTGLWAAWGIVIKGTLGVAASLTVAATTSARELPLALSRLGVPGLVTSMLVLMIRYIDLLSAEVSRMRMARISRGDSPRAIHQIGATAKGVGALFLRSYERGERVYLAMVSRGFDGKVPELAIVGAGPRASGAQWAYALTPAMAAAAVAASAWALR
- a CDS encoding energy-coupling factor ABC transporter ATP-binding protein, coding for MRDPAIRVEGLHYRYPDGRVALYGVDLCINAGERVAILGPNGAGKTTLMLHLNGVLTATSGAIEISGITLTRNTLRDIRRRVGLVFQDPDDQLFMPTVAQDVAFGPANFGVAGDELAARVAAALAVVSMTEHAERSPAHLSGGQRRRAALATVLACEPEILVLDEPSANLDPVARRELAETLATLPATMLVVTHDLPYAAQLCDRAIVLDHGTVVADGTIAAVLSDAELLAAHRLELPWGFTVPAR